One part of the uncultured Bacteroides sp. genome encodes these proteins:
- a CDS encoding DUF4434 domain-containing protein — MNQRRNFLKGVLAASSLLAAQKLFASGKIIDSAQKAFDTTTKDSFVTPNAMKGMPIRATFLDEISWDIPHQNWGVKDWDKDFLAMKKIGINTVVMIRSGLARWIAAPFDSILKSEDVYYPPVDLVEMFLTLADKYGMAFYFGMYDSGKYWIEGQFQKEIDLNMNLIDEVWKKYGHHKSFQGWYLSQEISRRTKNMSKIYAQVGKHAKDVSGNLTTLVSPYIHGVKTDQVMSGDKALTVKQHEEEWDEILSNVKGAVDILAFQDGQVDYHELYDYLVVNKKLADKYNMKCWTNIESFDRDMPIRFLPIKWEKLLLKLEAARKAGMENAITFEFSHFMSPNSTYLQAGHLYERYREHFLL; from the coding sequence ATGAATCAACGCAGAAATTTCTTGAAAGGAGTATTGGCAGCATCATCTTTACTGGCTGCTCAAAAGCTTTTTGCTTCAGGCAAAATCATTGATTCTGCTCAAAAAGCTTTTGATACAACTACAAAGGATTCTTTTGTTACCCCAAATGCAATGAAGGGTATGCCTATACGTGCTACCTTCCTGGATGAAATAAGCTGGGATATTCCCCACCAAAACTGGGGAGTAAAAGATTGGGATAAAGACTTCCTTGCAATGAAAAAGATAGGAATCAATACAGTTGTGATGATCCGTTCCGGTTTGGCTCGCTGGATTGCGGCTCCTTTTGATTCCATTCTTAAAAGTGAAGACGTTTATTATCCGCCAGTCGATCTTGTTGAGATGTTCCTTACTTTGGCAGATAAGTATGGCATGGCTTTTTATTTTGGGATGTACGATTCCGGTAAATATTGGATCGAAGGTCAGTTCCAGAAAGAAATAGACCTTAATATGAATCTTATAGATGAAGTATGGAAGAAGTATGGTCATCATAAATCTTTCCAGGGATGGTATCTTTCACAGGAAATCAGCCGGCGAACTAAGAATATGTCTAAAATCTACGCTCAGGTAGGTAAGCATGCTAAAGATGTCTCAGGTAATCTTACAACACTTGTTTCACCCTATATCCATGGAGTTAAAACAGATCAGGTAATGAGTGGAGACAAAGCTCTTACTGTTAAACAACATGAAGAAGAATGGGACGAAATTCTGAGTAACGTGAAAGGAGCAGTAGATATTCTTGCTTTTCAGGATGGGCAGGTTGATTACCACGAATTATATGATTATTTGGTAGTCAACAAAAAGTTGGCAGATAAATACAACATGAAATGCTGGACAAATATCGAATCATTTGATAGAGATATGCCTATTCGTTTCCTTCCCATTAAGTGGGAAAAACTTTTGTTAAAACTAGAAGCTGCACGGAAAGCTGGTATGGAGAATGCAATTACATTTGAGTTTTCTCATTTTATGAGCCCAAATTCTACATATCTGCAGGCCGGACACTTGTACGAGCGTTATCGAGAACATTTTCTATTATAA
- a CDS encoding DUF4434 domain-containing protein, whose protein sequence is MEKERRNFLKKAALAGASAMVVPSLMSFKEEENLGNSERLKLDTSIDSKLIVPKNNGLRITGTFLDEISHDIPHQNWGEKEWDLDFRYMKSMGIDTVILIRSGYRKFVTYPSEYLLKKKGCYMPSVDLLDMFLRLADKYGMKFYFGLYDSGRYWDTGDMSWEVEDNKYVIDEVWKKYGSKYKSFGGWYISGEISRATKGAIGAFHDMGKQCKDVSGGLPTFISPWIDGKKAVQASGSGLSKSDAVSVQQHEKEWNEIFDGIHDVVDACAFQDGHIDYDELDAFFSVNKKLADKYNMECWTNAESFDRDMPIKFFPIKFDKLRLKLEAAERAGYDKGITFEFSHFMSPQSAYAQAGHLYDRYKEYFGIK, encoded by the coding sequence AAGAGGAAGAGAATCTGGGCAATTCAGAAAGGTTAAAGCTTGATACGTCCATTGATAGCAAACTGATTGTACCTAAAAATAACGGACTTAGAATTACCGGAACATTTCTTGATGAAATTTCGCACGATATTCCTCACCAGAATTGGGGAGAAAAAGAATGGGATCTGGATTTTCGCTATATGAAGAGCATGGGTATAGATACTGTTATCTTGATTCGCTCTGGCTACCGCAAGTTCGTGACTTATCCTTCTGAATATTTGCTTAAGAAAAAAGGATGCTATATGCCTTCTGTCGATTTGCTTGATATGTTTCTCAGACTGGCAGATAAATATGGTATGAAGTTCTACTTCGGACTTTACGATTCCGGACGTTACTGGGATACCGGTGATATGTCATGGGAAGTAGAAGATAATAAATATGTTATCGATGAAGTGTGGAAAAAGTATGGTTCTAAATACAAAAGTTTTGGAGGATGGTATATTAGCGGGGAAATCAGTCGCGCTACGAAAGGTGCCATAGGTGCTTTCCATGATATGGGCAAGCAATGCAAAGATGTTTCGGGCGGACTGCCTACATTTATTTCACCATGGATTGATGGAAAGAAAGCCGTGCAGGCAAGCGGATCGGGATTAAGTAAATCGGATGCCGTATCTGTTCAGCAACATGAAAAGGAGTGGAATGAAATATTCGACGGTATCCACGATGTTGTTGATGCTTGTGCTTTTCAAGATGGGCATATTGATTATGATGAACTCGATGCTTTTTTCTCTGTAAATAAGAAACTGGCGGATAAGTACAATATGGAATGTTGGACAAATGCCGAGTCTTTTGATCGTGACATGCCAATTAAATTTTTCCCTATAAAATTTGATAAACTTCGTTTGAAGCTCGAAGCTGCCGAACGTGCCGGATATGATAAAGGCATTACTTTCGAATTTTCTCACTTTATGAGTCCGCAATCGGCATATGCGCAGGCCGGACACCTATATGACCGTTATAAAGAATACTTTGGAATAAAATAG
- a CDS encoding AGE family epimerase/isomerase has protein sequence MDFKRLAKQYKDELLNSVLPFWLENSQDKEFGGYFTCLERDGSVFDTDKFIWLQGREVWMFSMLYNKVEKKQEWLDCAIQGGEFLKKYGHDGNYNWYFSLDREGNPLIEPYNIFSYTFATMAFGQLSLATGNQEYAEIAKKTFQIILSKVDNPKGKWNKVYPGTRDLKNFALPMILCNLALEIEPLLDKDFLNNTIETCIHEVMDVFYRPELGGIIIENVTTDGKLSDTFDGRLVNPGHSIEAMWFIMDLGKRLNRPDLIEKAKNTTLTMVNYGWDKEHGGIFYYKDRLGYPTQQLEWDQKLWWVHIESMISLLKGYQLTGSKECLEWFEKIHDYVWTHFKDPEYPEWYGYLNRRGEVLLSLKGGKWKGCFHVPRGLYQCWQVLEQLE, from the coding sequence ATGGACTTTAAACGTTTGGCAAAACAATACAAAGATGAACTCTTAAACAGTGTTCTTCCTTTTTGGCTTGAGAACTCACAAGATAAAGAGTTTGGAGGTTATTTTACTTGCTTGGAAAGAGATGGCTCTGTCTTTGATACCGATAAGTTTATATGGCTTCAGGGACGTGAAGTCTGGATGTTTTCAATGCTTTATAATAAAGTAGAGAAAAAGCAAGAATGGCTTGATTGTGCTATTCAGGGTGGAGAGTTTTTGAAGAAATACGGTCATGATGGTAATTATAATTGGTATTTTTCACTCGACAGAGAAGGAAATCCTTTAATTGAACCATATAATATATTCTCTTATACATTTGCAACAATGGCTTTTGGACAACTAAGTTTGGCCACCGGAAACCAGGAATATGCCGAAATTGCAAAAAAAACATTTCAAATAATACTTTCTAAAGTAGACAATCCCAAAGGTAAATGGAATAAAGTTTATCCCGGCACCCGCGATTTGAAGAATTTTGCTTTACCAATGATTCTTTGCAATCTGGCATTAGAGATAGAGCCATTACTGGATAAAGACTTTTTAAATAATACCATCGAAACATGTATTCACGAAGTGATGGATGTTTTCTACCGTCCGGAGTTAGGAGGTATAATTATAGAAAATGTAACAACAGACGGAAAACTATCCGACACTTTTGATGGAAGATTAGTAAATCCCGGACATTCCATCGAAGCAATGTGGTTTATCATGGACTTAGGGAAGCGCCTTAATCGCCCCGACCTCATCGAAAAAGCAAAAAATACAACCCTTACTATGGTTAACTATGGATGGGATAAAGAGCATGGAGGTATTTTCTACTATAAAGATCGTCTGGGGTATCCAACTCAACAACTTGAATGGGATCAGAAACTATGGTGGGTGCACATTGAATCCATGATTTCTTTACTTAAAGGTTACCAACTTACCGGATCGAAAGAATGTTTGGAGTGGTTTGAAAAGATTCATGATTATGTATGGACACACTTTAAAGATCCCGAATATCCGGAATGGTATGGCTATCTTAACCGCAGGGGAGAAGTTCTCCTTTCTCTTAAAGGTGGAAAATGGAAAGGCTGCTTTCATGTTCCACGCGGACTTTATCAATGCTGGCAGGTATTGGAACAATTAGAATAA
- a CDS encoding sugar porter family MFS transporter yields the protein MKSTVNIGYVIFLSVVAALGGFLFGYDTAVISGTIAQVTSLFSLDSIQQGWFVGCALVGSIIGVMCAGVLSDHFGRKKTMILSAILFTVSGVGCAISASFDQLVLYRIIGGVGIGVVSIISPLYISEVSVSKYRGQLVSLYQLAVTVGFLGAYLVNYWLLQYSLNGAANLGNATLLKIFHTEAWRGMLGMESLPAFIFFIIIFFIPESPRWLILKKKESIAQHILLRIYGNDNDVNFELNATRQAAQSETKSEWKFILKPGIFKAVLIGVAIAILGQFMGVNAVLYYGPTIFESSGLSNGDSLFYQVLVGLVNMLTTVLAMMIIDRVGRKKLVYYGVSGMIFTLILIAFYFIKGEEFGIPNVFLLVCFLLYIFCCAVSICAVIWVLLSEMYPIKVRGLAMSIAGFSLWIGTYLIGQLTPWMLENLTPAGTFILFAVMCVPYMLIIWRLVPETTGKSLEEIEKMWDK from the coding sequence ATGAAATCTACAGTTAATATTGGTTATGTTATATTTCTGTCGGTTGTAGCCGCTTTAGGAGGATTCCTTTTCGGCTACGATACGGCAGTGATCTCTGGCACTATTGCACAGGTAACCTCTCTTTTCTCTCTCGATTCCATTCAGCAAGGATGGTTCGTAGGTTGTGCATTGGTTGGTTCAATCATTGGTGTTATGTGTGCCGGAGTATTAAGCGATCATTTTGGCAGAAAGAAAACCATGATTCTTTCAGCAATTCTTTTCACAGTATCGGGTGTTGGTTGTGCTATTTCCGCTTCATTCGATCAGTTGGTGCTTTATCGTATAATTGGTGGTGTAGGTATTGGTGTTGTATCAATCATTTCTCCGCTTTATATTTCAGAGGTTTCAGTATCTAAATACAGAGGTCAGCTAGTTTCTCTTTATCAATTGGCCGTAACTGTAGGTTTTCTGGGAGCTTACTTAGTAAATTATTGGTTACTTCAGTATTCGTTGAATGGAGCAGCAAATTTGGGCAATGCAACTTTACTCAAGATTTTCCATACAGAAGCTTGGAGAGGAATGCTTGGAATGGAATCTCTTCCGGCTTTTATATTTTTTATTATTATTTTCTTTATACCCGAGAGTCCGCGTTGGTTGATTCTGAAAAAGAAAGAATCGATAGCTCAGCACATATTACTACGTATTTACGGGAATGATAATGATGTAAATTTCGAACTTAATGCAACCAGACAAGCTGCTCAGTCGGAAACTAAATCTGAATGGAAATTTATTTTAAAACCCGGGATATTCAAAGCTGTGTTAATTGGTGTTGCAATTGCAATTCTTGGACAATTCATGGGAGTAAATGCTGTACTTTATTATGGACCAACAATATTTGAGAGCAGCGGATTATCCAACGGCGACTCTTTGTTCTATCAGGTTTTGGTAGGATTAGTAAATATGCTGACGACTGTTCTTGCAATGATGATTATTGATAGGGTGGGACGTAAGAAACTTGTTTACTACGGCGTGTCTGGCATGATTTTTACCTTGATTCTTATAGCCTTTTATTTCATCAAAGGAGAAGAGTTTGGAATTCCGAATGTATTCCTGCTTGTATGTTTCCTTCTATATATTTTCTGTTGTGCAGTTTCAATTTGTGCAGTAATCTGGGTGTTACTTTCCGAAATGTATCCAATTAAAGTCCGCGGGCTGGCAATGTCTATAGCTGGATTCTCTTTATGGATCGGAACTTATCTTATCGGTCAGCTTACACCCTGGATGCTAGAAAATCTCACTCCGGCCGGAACTTTTATTCTATTTGCCGTGATGTGTGTGCCTTACATGTTAATCATTTGGAGACTTGTCCCGGAAACGACCGGGAAATCCCTGGAAGAGATTGAAAAAATGTGGGATAAGTAA